The nucleotide sequence ACTGATCTCGTAACTTGTTCACGCCGTTGACGCAGAGGGCGTAGGAAAGTAACATCGCCGCCGTGATCACCGAGGCGAGCGTCCTGGCCCCCACCGAGGAGCGTCACCCCGGCACCGTCGGCATCGACGCCCTGGGCACCCTCGAGGTGCTCCGGCTGCTCAACGCCGAGGACGCCCGGGTCGCGCCCGCGGTCGCCCTCGTGCTGCCGCAGCTCGCGGCCCTCGTCGACGCGGCCGTCGCGGCGGTGCGAGCGGGCGGCACGGTCCACTACGTCGGGGCCGGCACCTCGGGGCGGCTGGCCGTCCTCGACGCCGCCGAGCTCCTGCCCACGTTCAACGCCCCGCCCGGACTCGTCGTCGCCCACCACGCGGGTGGCCCGGCCGCCCTGCTGCGGGCCGTCGAGAACGTCGAGGACGACGCGGACCAGGGCGCGCTCGACCTCGACGACGTCACCGCGCGCGACGTCGTCGTCGGGCTGACCGCCTCGGGGCGCACGCCGTACGTCGCGGGGGCCCTGCGGCTGGCCCGCGAGCGCGGCGCCGTCACCGCCCTCGTCACCGCCCACCCGGCGCCCGAGCTCGGGGCGCTGGCCGACCACTGCCTCGCCGTCGACACCGGCGCCGAGGCCATCACCGGCTCCACCCGCCTCAAGGCCGGCACCGCGCAGAAGCTCGTCCTCAACGCGTTCTCGACCGCCGTGATGATCCGGCTCGGGCGCACCTGGTCCAACCTCATGGTCGACGTCGTCGCGACGAACGCCAAGCTGCGCGGGCGCGTCGTGCGCATCCTGCGCGAGGCGACCGGCGCCACCGACGACGAGGCCCGCCGCGCCCTCGAGGCCTGCGACGGCGAGCTCAAGCCCGCGCTCGTCGCCCTCCTCGCCGGGGTCGACGCGCCGACCGCCCGCCGCTCCCTCGCGGCCGCCCAGGGCTCGGTCGCCCACGCGCTCGCCGCCCTGCCCGTCCCCTCCGTCCCGTCCGTCCCCACCGACAGCAGCACCCCCCGGCCCTCGGCCCCCGTCCCGACAGGAGACCCCGCATGACCTTCCGGACCCGCAGGACCGGCACCGCCCTCGTGGTGGGTGCCGGCCTCCTCGCCCTCGCGGCCTGCGCCCCCTCGTCGTCCTCGGACGGCGCGGCGGGCGACGGCGACTCGACGACCCTGACCGTCTGGTCCTGGCGCGTCGAGGACAAGGCCGCCTACGAGAAGATCTTCGACGCCTACGAGGCGAAGAACCCGGGCGTGACCGTCGACTTCAAGCCGTTCAAGGCGACCGAGTACAACAAGATCCTCGCGACGGGCCTCGCCGGCTCCGACGGCCCGGACGTGCCGCAGGTCCGCTCGTACGGCGGCCTGCAGACCACCGTCGCCTCGGGCTCGCTCGTGCCGCTCGACGGCGCGGTCGACCTGTCGAGCTGGGACGAGAACATCGTCGCCGGCGCCAAGGGCAAGGACGACGGCAAGCTGTACTCCGTGCCGCTCGCCCGCCAGGCGACCGTCCTCTTCTACGACAAGAAGATGTTCGCGGACAACGGGATCCAGGTCCCGACGACGTGGGACCAGTTCATCTCGGTCAACGACACGCTGCTCGGCAAGGGCGTCACTCCGCTCGCCGTCGGCGCCAAGGACGACTGGACCCTCCCGATCGTCCACGAGGTCCTCGGGGCCAGCCGCTTCGGCGGCGCGGCGTTCCAGGAGGCCGTGCAGTCCGGTGAGAAGGACTTCACCGACCCCGACTTCGTCGCCTCCGTCGAGGTCCTCAAGGGCCTCGAGAAGTACATGCCGAAGAGCGTCACCGGCGTCGCCGTCACCGACGCGATGACGCTGTTCTCCTCCGGCAAGGCCGCGATGTACCCGGGCGGCTCCTACGACCTCGCCGCGCTGCAGACGGCCAACCCCGAGATGGACCTCGGTGTCTTCCAGGTGCCCCCGGCGCCGGGCGCCCCGAGCGGCTCGGACGCGACGACCGCCGGCTGGGCCGACGGCAACTTCGCCGTCAACGCGAAGTCGCCGCGCAAGGAGGCCGCCACGAAGCTCGTCCAGTGGATGGCCACCCCCGAGTTCGGCCAGATGGTCGCCGACGACATCAAGCAGATCTCGGCCGTCCCCGGTGTCACCTACTCCGACCCGGTCCTCAAGGACGTCGCGGCCAACCTCGACGCCAACGGCTCGCCCTACCTGCTGCTCACCGACTTCCGCTACGGGTCGCCCTCCGGCACCGACCTGCTCGGCAAGGGCACCCAGGAGCTCTTCCTCGGCAGCAAGGACGCCCAGGCCGTGAGCAGCGAGCTCAACGAGGGCGTCATGACCTGGTTCAAGCCCACCAGCTGAGCCTCCCGACACCGGCCCCGGCGACCGGCGCGTGCACCGCGTCGGTCGCCGGGCGAGCCGGTCGGCCACCCCATCCCGACCTCCACCCCGGAAGACCATGAACCGACGCACCGGACTGCTCTTCGTCACCCCGGCCCTCGCCCTGTTCGGGGTGTTCGTCCTCTACCCGATGCTCACCTCGTTCTCCTACGCCTTCTACGGGTGGGCGGGCACGGCGCGCCAGGGCTTCGTCGGCCTCGAGAACTTCACCGCGCTGTTCACCCGCGCCCCGTTCACGACCGACCTGCCGCGCGCCCTGTGGCACAACGTCCTCTTCTTCATCGGGACGATGCTCGTGCAGAACACGATCGGGTTGACCATCGCGTTCCTCCTGCACCGGCGGGCCACCACCCGCCGCGCGCTGCAGACGCTCTACGCGATGCCCTACCTCGTGAGCCCGATCGTCATCGGCTACCTCTGGACGCTGCTGCTCTCGCCGACCTTCGGACCGGTCAACACGCTGCTGACCAAGGTCGGCCTCGAGTCGTGGGCCCTGCCGTGGCTCGGCGACCCCGACACGGCCCTCTGGGTCGTCATCCTCGTGAGCGTCTGGCAGTGGATCGGCTTCCCCGTCCTGCTCTACGGCGCGGCGCTCGGCGGCGTCCCCGACGAGCTGACCGAGGCCGCGCGCGTCGACGGCGCCTCCAACGGGCAGGCCTTCCGGCGGGTCGTCTTCCCGCTGCTCGTGCCGGCGATCGGCACCGTGAGCGTCCTGACGTTCATCTTCGCGATGGAGGCGTTCGCGCTGCCCTACGCCTTCGGCGGCTCGACCGGCAACCCCGCCGGGTCGACCGACTTCCTCTCGCTCCTCTTCTACCGCACCGCGTTCGACTCCGGGTCGACCGACGCCATCGGCACCTCGTCGGCCCTCGCGACCCTGCTCTTCCTCCTGATCTTCGGAGGGGCGTTCGGCGCCACCGCGGTCCTGCGCCGCCACGAGAAGGGAATCACCGGATGAGCGTCGTCCCCGCCGGCATCGGTGCCGCCGACGAGCGCACCGACGTGACGAGCACGCCCGAGGGCGTCCTCACCCCGAGCGGCCCGTCCGGGCGCCGCGGCCCCCGTGGCACGCGTGGTCGGCAGAAGCCGGTCGGCGGTCGCACCGCGAGCGTGCTGCTGTGGGTCTACGCCGCCTTCGCGCTCATCCCGCTGCTGCTCATGGTCAGCAGCTCCTTCCGCAGCAACGGCGACCTCATCTCCGACCCGCTCGGGGCGCCCTGGCCGCTGTCCTTCGACGCGTACCGGGAGGCCTGGACCGCAGGCAACTTCGCGACGTACTTCGGCAACAGCCTGCTCGTGACCATCGGCGCCGTGCTGCTGTCGACGACGGTCTCGACGATGGCGGCCTACGCCCTCGCCCGCGGCCGCTCGCGCATCTTCCGGTGGCTGGAGTCGCTGTTCCTCTCGGGGCTCATGCTCCCGATCCACCTGGCGATCCTGCCGATCTTCTACCTCTTCGACGGCGTGGGGCTCATCGACTCCCGGCTCGGCCTGGCGCTCATGTACGGCGCCTCGGGCGTGCCGTTCTCGATCTTCGTCCTCACGACCTTCTTCCGGCAGCTGCCCGCCGAGCTCGAGGAGGCCGCGACCCTCGACGGCGCCGGCTCGTGGCGGACGTTCTGGCGCATCATGGTCCCGCTCGTGCGGCCGGCCGTCGCGACCGTCGCGGTCTTCCGGTTCGTCCCCATCTGGAACGACTTCCTCTTCCCGCTCGTGCTCCTGCGCAGCCAGGACAAGTACACGCTGCCGGTCGGACTCACGACGTTCTTCGGCGAGAACGCGACCAACTACGCGGCCGTCTTCGCCGGGCTCGTCATCACGACGATCCCGCTCATCGTCCTGTTCCTCGTCGCCACCAAGCAGATCGTCGCCGGGTTGACGGCGGGCATGGCCAAGTGATCGGCTCACGGCCGTGAGCACGGTCGTGGCGGTCGACGTCGGGGGCAGCGGCCTGCGGCTCGTCGTGCAGCGGGACGGCGTCGCGGGCGACCCACGCCGGGGGGTCGGGGCGCGGGTCGGCGCCTCCGGGCTCGACGTCGCGGCGCTGGCCGCCGACGCGCGGACGCTGCTGGACGCCGAGGGGGTCGACGCCCCCGACGCCGTCTGCTGGTCGATGCGCGGGCTGCTCTTCCTCGCCGAGCCGGCCGAGGTCCTGCGGTCGGTGGCGGCCGCGTTGCGGGGGAGGCGGACCGCGGTCGTCAGCGACGCCGTGGCGAACCTCGTCGGCGCCCTCGGGGCCGTGGAGCCCGGAGCCGTCGTCGCGGCCGGCACGGGGGCCGTGGCCTTCGGCTCCGACTTCGGCGAGCACTGGACCCGCGTCGACGGCTGGGGGCACGTCCTCGGCGACCGCGGCTCGGCCGCGTGGGTCGGGCTCGAGGGGCTGCGGGCCGCGCTGCGCGCGCGCGACGGGGTGGGCGCCGGCTCGCCCGGCCTGCTCGCGGACGCCGAGGGGCTGCTCGGGCCCTGCGAGACCTGGCCCCGCCGGGTGATGACCGGCGCCGACGCCCCCGAGGCCCTCGCGTCCGTGGCCCCGCTCGTGACGGCTGCCGCGGAGGCGGGCGACGACGTGGCCGCCGGGGTCTGCGCCGCCGCCGGCCGGGCCCTCGGGGAGTCGCTGCTCGCGGCCGCCGCCGGGCTGGCGGACCCGCGGCTCGTCGCGACCGGCGGGCTGCTGTCGGCCTCCGCGGTGCGGCGCGAGCTCGAGGCCGTCGTCGCCGGCGTCGGGGCGCGGGTCGAGCCGGCCGTCGGTGGCGCGCTCGACGGCGCGCTGCTGCTCGCCGCGCGGCTCGACGCGGACGGCGCGCTGCCGGGGCATCCGCGGTACGTGCACGTCGCCGGGGCCTGACAGACTCTCGCGCCATGGAGATCCCGCAGCACTGGGTCCGGGTCGAGGGCTTCAGCCCCCACCTCGGGCGGTCCGGCGCGCCGCTGTCGGTGTGGGGCTGGTCGACCACCTCCGACGCGGACGCCGAGCGGGTCGGGCGCGAGCGGCTCGCCGAGCTGCTCGAGCGGGTCGCGCGCGAGGGGCGCCTGCCCGAGACGCGCGGCTACTACCCGCGCACCCCGCTGCGCGAGCCCGTCCTCGAGGAGGTCCGCGCCGACGACGGCCGGCTCATCGGGGTCGTCACCCGCAACCGGATGGGCTGCGAGGTCCTGTGCACCGACCTGCTCCTCATCGCCGACGTCGACTGCCCCGAGCTCGCCGACGAGCGTCCGGCCGCCCGCCGCCGCGCGACCCGCTCGACGCCGGGGGACCGGGGCCGCGGGGTCGGGGGGTTCTTCCGGCGGCTCGTGCTCGGCCGGCCGGACCCCACCCCGATGGAGCCCTCCGGCGAGGACGCCGCCGGGCTCGACGGGCCCGAGCCTGTCGCCGCACCGGCGGGTGGGTCCGCGTCGTCCGCGGGGGCCTCGGGGTACGAGGCGTACCCCGACCTGCCCGGCGAGGACGGCCGGGTCGTCACCGCCACCGGGCCCGGCGGGCCGTCGGTCGCCGACTGCCTCGCCGCCGAGAACGCCTGGGAGTTCGGGCGTCGCCACCCCGAGCTCGGTGTGCGCGTGTACCGCACGGCGGCCGGGCTGCGCGTCGTCGTCACCGGCGCCGGGCTGGCGCCGCAGTCGGACGAGGCCCGCGCCCTGCTCACCGAGCTCGAGTCCGACCCCCTCTACGTCGAGCTCTGTGCGATGCACGCCAGCTACCGGGCGCGGCTGACGCCCAAGCCCTTCCGCGTCGGTCGCACCGCGCTGACGGTGCCCTGGCCGTGCCGCGACGACGCCGAGGAGCGGGCGTACCTGCGCTGGGTCGACACCTACGAGGCGGCCGTCGGCGAGTACGCGGTGTGCCGGCTCGTCAGCGCGTCGGGGCCGCTGCCGGGGCCGGACGAGCAGCGGCTCGTCGAGCTGCACGACGAGCGCACCGGCGTCGCGGAGCGCCTGCCCCTCGCCTGAGCGCCGACGCCGGCGGGTCGAGGTGAAAGGGGACCCTCTCGCGGTGGGGTTTCACCTCGACCCACCGGATGCCCCAGCGCTTCGAGGTGAAAGGGGACCCTCGCGCGGTCGGGTTTCACCTCGACCCGGTGGGCGCCGACGCGGAACCCCCCTCGGTCGCATGCTCCCGAGGGGGGTTCCGGTGTGGCGGAGGATGGGGGATTTGAACCCCCGAGGGTTTTATCCCAACACGATTTCCAATCGTGCGCACTAGGCCACTATGCGAATCCTCCGCCGAGGAGGCTACCCGAGGGCAGGGGTGCATCCGAAATCGGGGCGTCCGCGGGGCTGCGAAGTCCCGCAGGAGCGGTCGACAGGCGAGGGCACCGCTGCCACCATCCGGGCATGGACGAGGGGGCGAAGGTCTCGACGCGGTCACCACGGGGGGCGTGGACGCCACCGGTCGACGGGTCGTCGCGCCCACCACGGCGCAGCGACCGGGTCTTCGGGGTCGTCATGGTGCTGCTGTGGGTGGCGTGGCTCGTCCTCACCGGGATGACCCAGGCCCGCCTCGTGTCCCCCGACCGGCTGCGGGACGACCTCGCGGCCGGGCGGGTGACGGACTGGCGATTCGTCGACGTGCAGGACGTCGGCCGCGACGGCTGGGCCGCGGACCCGGCGGTCGCCCTCCCCGCGATGCGGCCCGACGGCACCCTCGACCCGGAGCAGGAGGCGCTCGGCGGGCGTCCGAGCGTCGAGTACCACGTCGACTCCGTCCTCGCCCCGCGCCGGATCGTCGACCCCGGGACGCTCGGCGGCGGCGCGGACGCGGAGGCGGCCGTGCTCCGGGCGGCGGGTGTGCCGCCGGCGCCCCACGTCTTCCCGTTCGAGACGGCCGGGCCCAGCCGCGAGGTGGTGGTCTTCGCGGCCCTGCCGCTGCTGCTCATGATGCTGGTCTCGGTCGGCGTCGGTCCCCGGCCCACGCGCGGCAGCCGCTGGTTCTGGTTCTGGCAGCTCTGGGTGCCGCTGGGCCTGGGTGTGCTGGCCTACGCGGTCCTCGAGCAGGTCCGCCCTGCCCCCGCGCTCGGCGCGGGGCAGCGCCCGCGCCGCGGAGGGTGGCTCGGGCTGGGCGTCGCGATCCTGAGCGGGGTGCTGGTCGCCGGGGTGCTCACGACGCTCGCCGACGCCACCCACTGGCTCTGGCTCGTCCGGCCCTGAGCAGCCGACCGGCGGCGGTCAGGCGCCGGCGCGGCCGCCGGGAGGGCCGACGACGAGCAGCGCCGCCGTCGCGAGGAGGACGAGCGCGCCGCCGACGACGGCCGACAGCACCGGCCGGGCGAGCGCCCGCGCGAGGGCGTGCTCGAGGACGTGGCCCGGGCGCTCGCCGCCCGGGGCGAGCCGCCACGACGTCGCGAGGCGGCCGCTGCGCTCCACGCGCCGCTCGACCCAGAGCGTCGCGAACGGCGGCAGGGCCGCGACGAGCGCCAGCAGGGTGAGCCGCCGCGACCAGCGCTGGTCGAGCGCGACGACGACGGTGACGAGGACGTAGGCGAGGAACACGACGCCGTGGACGAGCCCGAAGACGGCCACCCCGAGCTCGGTGGTGCGGGTGACGTACTTGAGCGTCATGCCGAGCAGCAATAGGGCCCAGGTGACGGCCTCGGTGCGGGCGAGCGCGGGGTACAGGGTCGCGGGGGTCATGACGTCCTCGGGTCGTGGCGGGGGCGCCACCATCCTCCGTGACGATGCTGGGAGCGGTGTCGGCGCCCCCGCCGGCCCGGGCGGGCGTCGGGAGGAGGTGACCCGCCGACGACGCGGTCGACGCGCCGGCGGGTCACCTCCTCACGGGCGGTGGCTCAGCCGCCCCAGGTGCCGCGCCAGTGCTTCTTCCCGTCGTAGATCTGCACGATCGTGCCGGGTGCCGGCGGGTCCTCGTTGCCGAGGGTCGCGGCCCAGAGCGTGCCGTTGC is from Arthrobacter sp. NEB 688 and encodes:
- a CDS encoding extracellular solute-binding protein: MTFRTRRTGTALVVGAGLLALAACAPSSSSDGAAGDGDSTTLTVWSWRVEDKAAYEKIFDAYEAKNPGVTVDFKPFKATEYNKILATGLAGSDGPDVPQVRSYGGLQTTVASGSLVPLDGAVDLSSWDENIVAGAKGKDDGKLYSVPLARQATVLFYDKKMFADNGIQVPTTWDQFISVNDTLLGKGVTPLAVGAKDDWTLPIVHEVLGASRFGGAAFQEAVQSGEKDFTDPDFVASVEVLKGLEKYMPKSVTGVAVTDAMTLFSSGKAAMYPGGSYDLAALQTANPEMDLGVFQVPPAPGAPSGSDATTAGWADGNFAVNAKSPRKEAATKLVQWMATPEFGQMVADDIKQISAVPGVTYSDPVLKDVAANLDANGSPYLLLTDFRYGSPSGTDLLGKGTQELFLGSKDAQAVSSELNEGVMTWFKPTS
- a CDS encoding sugar ABC transporter permease, producing the protein MNRRTGLLFVTPALALFGVFVLYPMLTSFSYAFYGWAGTARQGFVGLENFTALFTRAPFTTDLPRALWHNVLFFIGTMLVQNTIGLTIAFLLHRRATTRRALQTLYAMPYLVSPIVIGYLWTLLLSPTFGPVNTLLTKVGLESWALPWLGDPDTALWVVILVSVWQWIGFPVLLYGAALGGVPDELTEAARVDGASNGQAFRRVVFPLLVPAIGTVSVLTFIFAMEAFALPYAFGGSTGNPAGSTDFLSLLFYRTAFDSGSTDAIGTSSALATLLFLLIFGGAFGATAVLRRHEKGITG
- a CDS encoding carbohydrate ABC transporter permease, which translates into the protein MSVVPAGIGAADERTDVTSTPEGVLTPSGPSGRRGPRGTRGRQKPVGGRTASVLLWVYAAFALIPLLLMVSSSFRSNGDLISDPLGAPWPLSFDAYREAWTAGNFATYFGNSLLVTIGAVLLSTTVSTMAAYALARGRSRIFRWLESLFLSGLMLPIHLAILPIFYLFDGVGLIDSRLGLALMYGASGVPFSIFVLTTFFRQLPAELEEAATLDGAGSWRTFWRIMVPLVRPAVATVAVFRFVPIWNDFLFPLVLLRSQDKYTLPVGLTTFFGENATNYAAVFAGLVITTIPLIVLFLVATKQIVAGLTAGMAK
- the murQ gene encoding N-acetylmuramic acid 6-phosphate etherase; amino-acid sequence: MITEASVLAPTEERHPGTVGIDALGTLEVLRLLNAEDARVAPAVALVLPQLAALVDAAVAAVRAGGTVHYVGAGTSGRLAVLDAAELLPTFNAPPGLVVAHHAGGPAALLRAVENVEDDADQGALDLDDVTARDVVVGLTASGRTPYVAGALRLARERGAVTALVTAHPAPELGALADHCLAVDTGAEAITGSTRLKAGTAQKLVLNAFSTAVMIRLGRTWSNLMVDVVATNAKLRGRVVRILREATGATDDEARRALEACDGELKPALVALLAGVDAPTARRSLAAAQGSVAHALAALPVPSVPSVPTDSSTPRPSAPVPTGDPA
- a CDS encoding BadF/BadG/BcrA/BcrD ATPase family protein; the encoded protein is MSTVVAVDVGGSGLRLVVQRDGVAGDPRRGVGARVGASGLDVAALAADARTLLDAEGVDAPDAVCWSMRGLLFLAEPAEVLRSVAAALRGRRTAVVSDAVANLVGALGAVEPGAVVAAGTGAVAFGSDFGEHWTRVDGWGHVLGDRGSAAWVGLEGLRAALRARDGVGAGSPGLLADAEGLLGPCETWPRRVMTGADAPEALASVAPLVTAAAEAGDDVAAGVCAAAGRALGESLLAAAAGLADPRLVATGGLLSASAVRRELEAVVAGVGARVEPAVGGALDGALLLAARLDADGALPGHPRYVHVAGA
- a CDS encoding DUF3817 domain-containing protein; translated protein: MTPATLYPALARTEAVTWALLLLGMTLKYVTRTTELGVAVFGLVHGVVFLAYVLVTVVVALDQRWSRRLTLLALVAALPPFATLWVERRVERSGRLATSWRLAPGGERPGHVLEHALARALARPVLSAVVGGALVLLATAALLVVGPPGGRAGA